One Manihot esculenta cultivar AM560-2 chromosome 18, M.esculenta_v8, whole genome shotgun sequence genomic window carries:
- the LOC110606397 gene encoding probable calcium-binding protein CML44, which yields MCPLSTKDLHRIFQKLDKNNDGLLSLEELSWLLERIGINFSLEELQSSVGKSSLNLDEFLLFYDSITKQNDDINGEKEEEEQDLAKAFNVFDLNGDGFISCEELQSVLARLGLWDETSGKDCRYMIHVYDTNLDGVLDFQEFKNMMLHAE from the coding sequence ATGTGTCCTCTCAGCACAAAAGATCTGCACAGGATTTTCCAAAAGCTTGACAAAAATAACGATGGTCTCTTGAGTCTAGAGGAACTCAGCTGGCTTCTGGAGAGAATCGGAATAAATTTCAGCCTGGAGGAGCTGCAGTCTTCTGTGGGAAAATCGAGCCTCAACTTGGACGAGTTCTTGTTATTTTACGACTCCATAACCAAGCAAAATGACGACATAAATGgggagaaggaggaggaagagcagGATCTTGCTAAAGCTTTCAACGTGTTCGACCTCAATGGGGATGGCTTCATTTCTTGCGAGGAGCTTCAGAGCGTATTGGCGAGACTGGGATTGTGGGATGAAACCAGCGGAAAGGATTGTAGATATATGATTCATGTGTACGATACAAACTTAGATGGAGTTCTTGATTTTCAAGAATTCAAAAACATGATGTTGCATGCTGAGTAG